From a single Nostoc edaphicum CCNP1411 genomic region:
- the cas10 gene encoding type III-B CRISPR-associated protein Cas10/Cmr2 gives MKTSNMENSSSVMIAIAWCLAWGNERKPKFDLAILQKMRQALKDGEDVPQEVRLIVEQVQQLQGIDKYYFPKTLDELKTNYPALWNQTNRIGLVYGGATKIKQYVFESSKIQDIRGASALLDRINLIDLRAFFNYNYEASHNPNLYNAQCSEVRAWLNENFYEDINLSEVLIPELIIYSTGGKILAFCPPAFVDDLANAIEKRYTSETLTANSCAVGDTFRLLEIRFGLLREPIENTLWLDWYHQKYKEPLVQAYFGNIENNIENAKQERCTNLAISIEDAFADRKSFNEITTKLTILFNQRRSGYGQDFSSSLNQRCSSHSRPSRRYPPMFETHPYLMRDGSDRRSLVMIVQPPKLPRESHFSEALARKHLVGNRAKKGSPEIPEWYRESQLKWERGIIESWANRYNRFLEKNPSLQQKYYAALKADDIEIAQNLSHIANASKGFVAYIYADGNNMGGYIQKIRTPQKYQEFSRDVGLATEYAVYQALAENLHPHKLQNFNDEESTLGNGALVHPFEIITIGGDDIILIVPANKALAIAKNIGEKFEEILLKKVPLGESAESEKIIGDYKIKQDNKPVDLKRCHRYKPTEASPSQCQLSTSIGMLITAYNTPIYYAKDLTEQLLKSAKDRAKKLKKAGYCSGTVDFLTMKSVTMISSDIKEFRRQALIKNLRPKLKLYAAPYTLHELGGLISVIEALKNAKFPKSQLYQIRSLLERGKQTAILNYRYFRVRLKQDKQNLDLQEQFEEAWCQPKDSKNKGNLAPWIYDDGALEYDKSDYPLFETIWRDVVDLYDFIASPDDDRDAIEAQTATTETEL, from the coding sequence ATGAAAACAAGTAACATGGAAAATAGCAGTTCTGTGATGATTGCGATCGCTTGGTGTTTAGCTTGGGGTAATGAGCGAAAACCTAAGTTTGATTTGGCAATATTACAGAAAATGCGACAGGCTTTGAAGGATGGGGAAGATGTACCACAAGAAGTGCGACTCATTGTCGAACAAGTGCAGCAATTGCAAGGCATTGATAAATATTATTTTCCAAAAACTCTAGATGAATTAAAGACTAATTATCCTGCTTTATGGAATCAGACTAACCGCATTGGCTTAGTTTATGGTGGTGCAACTAAGATTAAACAATATGTATTTGAATCGTCAAAAATTCAAGACATTCGTGGTGCATCTGCCTTGTTAGATAGGATAAATCTGATTGATTTACGTGCGTTTTTTAACTATAATTACGAAGCTTCACATAATCCTAATCTTTATAATGCTCAGTGTAGCGAAGTTAGAGCATGGCTAAATGAAAATTTTTACGAAGATATCAATTTATCTGAAGTTCTGATTCCTGAACTTATTATTTATTCAACAGGCGGCAAGATTCTGGCATTTTGTCCGCCTGCATTTGTTGATGATTTAGCTAATGCTATTGAAAAACGCTATACTTCAGAAACTTTAACAGCTAATTCTTGTGCAGTAGGAGATACATTTAGACTTCTAGAAATTCGCTTTGGCTTACTCCGAGAGCCGATTGAAAATACACTTTGGCTAGATTGGTATCATCAGAAATATAAAGAACCACTAGTTCAAGCTTACTTTGGCAATATAGAGAATAATATAGAAAATGCTAAACAAGAAAGATGTACTAATTTAGCTATATCTATTGAGGATGCTTTCGCAGACCGCAAGAGTTTTAATGAAATAACAACAAAATTGACAATTCTATTTAATCAACGTCGCAGTGGTTATGGTCAAGACTTTTCTAGTAGCCTTAATCAACGTTGCAGTAGTCACTCTCGCCCCAGTCGTCGCTATCCTCCCATGTTTGAAACTCATCCATACTTGATGCGTGATGGAAGCGATCGCAGGTCGTTAGTGATGATTGTACAGCCACCAAAACTGCCTCGAGAATCTCATTTTTCTGAGGCTTTGGCTCGTAAACATCTGGTTGGAAACAGAGCAAAAAAAGGTTCACCTGAAATTCCTGAATGGTATAGAGAATCTCAACTAAAATGGGAACGAGGCATAATTGAAAGCTGGGCAAATAGATACAATCGCTTTCTCGAAAAGAATCCCAGTTTACAACAAAAATATTATGCCGCTTTAAAAGCTGATGACATTGAAATCGCTCAAAACCTTAGTCATATTGCTAATGCTAGTAAAGGTTTTGTTGCTTATATTTATGCCGATGGCAACAATATGGGCGGTTATATACAAAAAATTCGGACTCCACAAAAGTATCAGGAGTTTAGTAGAGATGTAGGATTAGCGACGGAGTATGCAGTTTATCAAGCATTAGCAGAGAATCTGCATCCTCATAAATTGCAAAATTTTAATGATGAGGAATCAACACTAGGAAACGGCGCTTTAGTGCATCCTTTTGAAATAATTACCATTGGTGGTGATGATATTATCTTGATTGTACCAGCTAATAAGGCATTGGCGATCGCTAAAAATATTGGAGAGAAATTTGAAGAAATTCTCCTCAAAAAAGTGCCATTGGGAGAAAGCGCAGAAAGTGAAAAAATAATTGGTGATTATAAAATCAAGCAAGACAATAAACCAGTTGACTTGAAAAGGTGTCATCGTTACAAACCTACGGAAGCTTCACCTTCTCAATGTCAACTAAGCACCTCAATTGGTATGTTAATTACAGCATACAATACCCCCATATACTACGCCAAAGACTTGACAGAACAGTTACTTAAATCAGCTAAAGACCGTGCCAAAAAGTTAAAAAAAGCTGGATATTGTAGTGGGACAGTAGATTTTTTAACTATGAAATCTGTCACCATGATTTCATCTGACATTAAGGAATTTCGTAGACAGGCATTGATAAAAAACTTAAGACCTAAGTTAAAGCTTTATGCGGCTCCCTACACCTTACATGAATTAGGAGGCTTAATCAGCGTAATAGAAGCTTTGAAAAACGCCAAATTTCCCAAGTCGCAACTTTACCAAATTCGGAGTTTATTAGAACGAGGTAAACAAACTGCTATTCTCAACTATCGTTATTTTCGAGTCCGACTCAAGCAAGACAAACAAAATTTGGATTTACAAGAGCAGTTTGAAGAAGCTTGGTGTCAGCCGAAAGATTCAAAGAATAAAGGTAATTTAGCGCCGTGGATATATGACGATGGGGCGCTTGAGTATGACAAATCAGACTATCCACTTTTTGAGACTATTTGGCGAGATGTTGTAGATCTATATGATTTCATCGCTTCACCAGATGATGATCGTGATGCAATTGAGGCGCAAACGGCAACTACCGAGACTGAATTATGA
- a CDS encoding EAL domain-containing protein, producing MSQICPISKTCACRNVARCRTKEAGRLFLWFPVPHTLNKVTSYLQQFALEYELMHERPGLSLNCRSGQSLEIARNLAKLLAPRELKETQVLFIQGTIQPQLHDFSDIASLQRFIKFNQSDWLVEMLATERFTSYFQPIVSINDTSQIFGYESLLRGLDEEGNLVLPAPILELATEAGLLPQLDQVARLSTITQFSRYQVSGHIFINFAPTSLYDPVFCLRSTVEAIDTAGISHERVVFEVVESDNSQDLDHLKALLQYYRDAGFLVALDDLGSGYSSLNLLHQLRPDFIKLDIELIRDVHQDLYKASITEKLLEITQKLNIQTVAEGIECIEELNWLRERGATLAQGYLIAQPSAVPVTTTPRFDPIALTVASAHSQQIEQRVQHQSESERIVAAVTQRIRQSLELNEILQTTAAEVRQLFKVDRVLIYQFQEDWSGLVAVESFAEECMSILGFHVMDTCFKSTRAAYYQQGNTRAIADIETAGLSPCHIDLLRSLQIRANLVVPILQQERLWGLLIAHQCRSSRQWQQSEINLFNQLAGQAAIAIQQSELYHQLQQANQELQRLACSDGLTQVGNRRCFDDTFNAHWQWLAREQGSLSLILCDVDYFKLYNDTHGHLAGDDALRQVAKAISQTVKHPADLVARYGGEEFAVILPNTDIEGAIAVARDIQTNISALQMPHPHSLVSKFITLSLGVATITPHSQLSPATLIAAADQGLYQAKAQGRNCVVQMDCENLPE from the coding sequence ATGAGCCAAATATGTCCTATCTCCAAAACCTGTGCTTGTCGTAATGTTGCACGCTGCCGGACTAAGGAGGCAGGTAGGCTCTTTCTCTGGTTTCCCGTTCCACATACCCTGAACAAAGTCACCTCCTATTTACAACAGTTTGCCCTTGAGTATGAACTGATGCACGAGCGACCAGGTTTGAGTTTGAACTGTAGATCCGGACAGTCTCTAGAAATTGCCCGTAACCTGGCCAAACTACTTGCACCGAGAGAATTAAAAGAGACGCAAGTCCTTTTTATTCAAGGCACTATTCAACCTCAACTCCACGATTTTAGTGACATAGCCTCATTACAACGCTTCATTAAGTTCAACCAATCAGACTGGCTGGTTGAAATGCTAGCAACCGAACGATTCACCAGTTACTTTCAACCAATTGTTTCAATTAACGATACATCGCAGATTTTTGGATATGAATCGCTCTTGCGGGGACTGGATGAAGAAGGCAATTTAGTGCTCCCGGCACCGATTCTGGAGTTAGCCACCGAAGCCGGACTCTTACCACAACTCGACCAAGTTGCTCGTCTGAGCACAATCACTCAATTCAGCCGCTATCAAGTGAGTGGGCACATTTTCATCAATTTTGCACCAACGTCACTTTATGACCCAGTTTTCTGCCTACGTAGTACAGTAGAGGCAATTGATACTGCTGGCATTTCCCACGAGCGGGTTGTTTTTGAAGTCGTGGAGTCAGACAATTCTCAAGATTTAGACCATCTCAAGGCACTGCTCCAATACTACCGGGATGCTGGGTTTTTAGTCGCCCTTGATGACCTCGGTTCTGGCTATTCCAGCCTAAACTTGCTGCATCAGTTACGTCCAGACTTTATCAAGCTGGACATCGAGTTAATTCGAGATGTGCATCAAGACCTTTATAAAGCCTCGATTACTGAGAAGCTTCTAGAGATTACTCAAAAGTTAAATATCCAAACTGTTGCTGAAGGAATTGAATGCATTGAGGAACTGAACTGGCTGCGAGAACGAGGTGCAACTCTTGCTCAAGGCTATTTGATTGCTCAACCCAGTGCAGTGCCCGTCACTACAACCCCTCGCTTTGATCCGATTGCCTTAACAGTAGCATCCGCACATTCTCAGCAGATTGAGCAGCGTGTCCAACACCAAAGCGAGTCTGAGCGAATTGTCGCGGCTGTGACGCAGCGGATTCGACAATCATTAGAGTTAAACGAGATTTTGCAAACCACAGCAGCCGAAGTGCGACAACTATTTAAGGTAGATAGAGTATTGATCTATCAGTTTCAGGAAGACTGGAGTGGTTTGGTCGCGGTAGAATCCTTCGCAGAAGAGTGTATGTCCATTTTGGGATTTCACGTCATGGACACGTGCTTTAAATCTACCCGTGCAGCTTACTATCAACAAGGTAACACCAGAGCGATCGCAGATATTGAAACTGCGGGACTATCGCCGTGTCATATTGACCTCCTGCGAAGTCTGCAAATCCGGGCTAACCTGGTCGTGCCTATTTTACAGCAAGAGCGTTTGTGGGGATTATTGATTGCTCACCAATGCCGTAGCAGCAGACAATGGCAGCAATCGGAGATTAACTTGTTTAACCAGTTAGCGGGTCAAGCTGCGATCGCTATTCAGCAATCAGAACTCTACCACCAATTACAACAAGCAAACCAGGAATTACAGCGCCTTGCCTGTTCGGATGGTCTAACCCAAGTGGGAAATCGACGCTGTTTTGATGACACGTTCAATGCACACTGGCAATGGTTGGCACGAGAGCAAGGCTCATTATCTTTGATTTTATGTGATGTCGATTACTTTAAACTTTACAATGATACGCATGGACATCTGGCAGGAGATGATGCGCTCAGACAGGTTGCTAAGGCAATCTCTCAGACAGTTAAACACCCTGCTGATTTAGTTGCTCGTTATGGTGGAGAAGAGTTTGCAGTCATTTTGCCGAATACTGATATCGAAGGGGCTATTGCAGTTGCAAGAGATATTCAGACTAATATTAGTGCATTACAAATGCCTCATCCCCATTCATTGGTCAGTAAATTTATTACCCTAAGTCTTGGTGTAGCAACCATCACTCCTCATAGCCAATTATCTCCTGCAACCTTAATTGCTGCTGCTGACCAGGGACTCTACCAGGCAAAAGCACAAGGAAGAAATTGTGTGGTGCAGATGGATTGTGAGAATCTGCCCGAATAA
- a CDS encoding helix-turn-helix domain-containing protein — translation MPQSRSLLAAKQPNIGKLVRALRQELNLSQEKFAAEFGVTFPTINRWENGHVTPSPLAIQRITSLINELGERGQILKKTYFREEE, via the coding sequence ATGCCTCAAAGTAGAAGCCTACTTGCAGCGAAGCAACCTAATATTGGCAAACTAGTTCGTGCCCTGCGACAAGAGTTAAATCTGTCTCAAGAAAAATTTGCTGCCGAATTTGGTGTAACTTTCCCAACAATTAACCGTTGGGAAAATGGACATGTAACACCTTCTCCTTTAGCAATACAGCGAATTACTAGCCTAATCAATGAGTTAGGTGAACGTGGTCAAATTCTTAAGAAAACATACTTCCGAGAAGAGGAGTAG
- a CDS encoding phosphodiester glycosidase family protein, with amino-acid sequence MYTKKLFLVFSLIIAASLLSGCQELEANSAPKVSKTCPGKDAKFSIDFFKTNNQGKKNQRGINNVIIFNPKSAELDFKVNVGLSHKLYAKDAKGKLRKEYVPKQFRELIGDENAKLNGQLPIAAINADYIDTDDKPQGLNISRGVEYSGAFKNKRSSFGISGGRPQQRQATIQAGRRKSDILNYNLVGGNGRFYRQGKFKDICQDLGEFACKNATNRSLAAITNQGYVILLVNDLKGNSEIELSQVNQELFPDMFDNVLEGIASDNCLGKIQEGILFDGGMSPGLYYNQKVYVENFGPIGSVFLIYKK; translated from the coding sequence ATGTATACAAAAAAATTATTTTTGGTATTTAGCTTGATCATTGCAGCGAGCTTACTATCAGGTTGTCAAGAGCTTGAAGCAAATTCAGCCCCAAAAGTATCTAAAACTTGCCCTGGCAAAGATGCTAAGTTCAGTATTGATTTTTTTAAAACCAATAATCAAGGTAAAAAAAATCAAAGAGGTATTAACAATGTAATTATATTTAATCCCAAATCAGCAGAATTAGATTTCAAAGTTAATGTTGGTCTATCTCATAAACTCTACGCCAAAGATGCGAAAGGAAAACTGCGTAAAGAATATGTACCAAAACAGTTTCGTGAACTCATTGGTGATGAAAATGCAAAATTAAACGGACAACTACCCATTGCCGCAATTAATGCCGATTATATAGATACTGATGATAAACCACAAGGCTTAAACATTTCTCGTGGCGTAGAGTATTCAGGAGCATTTAAAAATAAACGTTCTTCCTTTGGAATATCAGGAGGTAGACCCCAACAGCGACAGGCTACTATTCAAGCTGGCAGAAGAAAAAGCGATATTCTCAATTACAATTTAGTGGGTGGAAATGGTAGGTTCTATCGTCAGGGTAAATTTAAAGATATTTGTCAAGATTTGGGAGAATTTGCCTGTAAAAATGCAACTAATCGCTCTCTAGCAGCTATTACTAATCAAGGCTATGTAATCTTATTAGTTAATGACTTAAAAGGTAATTCAGAGATTGAATTATCTCAAGTTAATCAAGAGTTATTCCCAGATATGTTTGATAATGTCCTAGAAGGTATTGCTAGCGATAACTGTTTAGGTAAGATTCAAGAAGGGATTTTATTTGATGGGGGTATGTCTCCAGGATTGTATTATAACCAGAAAGTTTATGTAGAAAACTTTGGGCCGATTGGTTCAGTTTTTTTGATTTACAAAAAATAA
- a CDS encoding DUF4912 domain-containing protein gives MAKERPPLEEMTLRQLRKVASEYSISRYSRMRKSQLLSSIQEVQRNRNLLSPSRSLEAQETVEAAKFELGQEDRTGGSLADVDEGLADLPSGYGDSRIVLLPRDPQWAYTYWDVPNEHKEELRRQGGQQLALRIYDVTDIDIEYQSPHSIQEYPADELAREWYIPVPVSDRDYVIDIGYRAADGRWLVLARSTRVHIPPVYPSDWIEDVFITVNFEEDLRGKTQYELVPPAKKIAATANGNAVVNGNGNPIYDQIFGLAESAEALRVAGSIFGSQHQVPGGVQSLSSYVFPSGVGLWAAPTVSGLTASGAGMSGVGFSASAVPVRPRQFWLIADAELIVYGATEPDATVTIGGRPIKLNPDGTFRFQMSFQDGLIDYPILAVAADGEQTRSIQMKFNRETPSRNTNTKEEAVLEWFP, from the coding sequence ATGGCAAAAGAACGCCCGCCACTAGAGGAGATGACCTTACGCCAACTACGCAAAGTTGCTAGCGAATATAGTATCTCTCGCTATAGCCGAATGCGTAAATCACAACTGCTGTCATCAATACAAGAAGTACAGCGCAACAGAAATTTGCTTAGTCCATCTCGTTCATTGGAGGCACAAGAAACCGTGGAAGCTGCAAAGTTTGAATTAGGTCAGGAAGATCGTACTGGTGGATCTCTAGCTGATGTTGATGAAGGACTCGCAGATTTGCCTTCTGGCTATGGTGACAGCCGGATTGTACTCTTACCGCGCGATCCTCAGTGGGCTTACACTTACTGGGATGTTCCCAATGAACACAAAGAGGAACTGCGCCGACAAGGAGGACAACAACTCGCACTACGGATTTATGATGTCACCGACATCGATATCGAATATCAAAGCCCCCACAGCATTCAAGAATATCCTGCTGATGAACTAGCTAGAGAATGGTATATACCAGTTCCAGTTAGCGATCGCGATTATGTGATCGATATCGGCTATCGTGCTGCTGATGGTCGCTGGTTAGTGCTAGCTCGTTCTACGAGAGTACACATTCCTCCCGTTTATCCTTCTGACTGGATAGAAGATGTCTTCATCACCGTCAACTTTGAAGAAGATTTACGTGGTAAGACTCAATACGAACTAGTTCCCCCTGCCAAGAAGATTGCAGCTACCGCCAATGGTAACGCTGTTGTGAATGGCAACGGCAACCCCATCTACGACCAAATCTTTGGTTTAGCGGAATCTGCCGAAGCGCTACGGGTGGCTGGTTCTATCTTCGGCTCCCAGCATCAAGTACCAGGTGGAGTGCAATCCCTTAGCTCCTACGTTTTCCCATCTGGTGTAGGTCTGTGGGCAGCTCCCACCGTGTCTGGTTTAACCGCTTCCGGTGCAGGAATGTCAGGTGTTGGCTTCTCGGCTTCCGCCGTACCAGTGCGTCCGCGCCAGTTCTGGTTAATTGCCGATGCTGAATTGATTGTCTACGGTGCAACCGAACCCGATGCTACCGTAACCATTGGCGGCCGTCCAATTAAGCTAAATCCAGATGGAACATTCCGCTTCCAAATGTCCTTCCAGGATGGTTTAATTGACTATCCGATTTTGGCTGTAGCTGCTGATGGTGAGCAAACCCGGTCAATTCAGATGAAATTTAATCGTGAGACACCATCTCGGAATACTAACACCAAAGAAGAAGCTGTTTTAGAATGGTTCCCTTAA